The DNA region CGGTCGCTGCATCACGTGTCGAAATCCCGCTTGACTCGGTGTTAGCAGGTATCGTCGAGGCCAAAGGATCGACCTCGGACGAGATCGCGATCGCCGTCGGCAGCCAAGGTGCCAACCGTGCCATGCAAATGGAACTGGGCGAAGGCGTACGACAACATGTGCTGATCGCCGGCAAAACGGGATCGGGAAAAAGCACGCTGCTGCATTCGATCATCACATCCGCCGCCTATCGCTATCGTCCCGACGAATTGCAGTTCTACCTTTTGGACTTCAAAAAGGGCGTCGAGTTCAAACCTTATGCCGATATCGGTCTACCGCACGCTCGTGTGATCGGAATCGAAAGCGAACGCGAATTCGGACGCAGCGTGCTACAACGACTGGACGTCGAACTGCAACAACGAGGCGAAGCGTTCCGTGCCGCCGGCGTTCAAGAGCTTGGCAATTATCGAAGCGCAACCGGTAAACCGATGCCGCGATTGATGCTGGTGATCGACGAGTTTCAGGAACTGTTCGTGCGTGACGACAGGATCGCTGGTGACTGTGCCATGCTGTTGGATCGATTGGTTCGACAGGGTCGGTCGTTCGGTATCCACGTCGTGCTAAGCAGCCAATCGCTCGCCGGCGCATATTCGTTGCCACGCGCGACGCTTGGCCAAATGGCCGTCCGCATTGCGATGCAATGCAGCGAATCGGACGCCGCATTGATTTTGGCGGACGACAACACCGCCGCTCGTTTGATCAGTCGCCCTGGCGAAGCGATCTATAACGACGCCGGTGGTTTGGTCGAAGGCAACCAACCGTTTCAAGTCGCGTGGCTCTCGCCCCAACGACACCGCGAAATGCTTAGCGCGATCACGGCGCGAGACCAAGCGTACGGATCTGAAATGCCGCCTGCTGTCGTGTTCGAGGGCAACCGCCCATGCCGCTGGACGCCGATCCTGGCCAACGCCGCCCTGAAGAGTGTTCCGAACGGTTCGATCGGCGGATTGCTTGGCGAATCGGTGGAAATCGGGCCGCCGGTCGCCGTCGCATTGTCACGGAATACAGGTCGCAATTTGTTGCTGATCGCCCCACCGGATTCCCGCGCGGCAATCTTGACAGCGACCCTGTCGGGCTTCGCAAAGATGCGTCCCGATGTCGAACTGATCTACTTTGACGGAACACGTGTCGACGAAGGCGAATCGTTGACGCCCTGGCTCAATGATGCGGGCGTCGCCGTCACCGCCATCAAGGCTCGCGAGAGTGATGCAGAGATAGTGCGGCTGTGCAGCGTGCTCGATTCACGCGACGAGGAATCGACCGACTCGTCACCGATCGTCGTGATCATCGATCCGTTGGAACGATTCCGTGATCTGCGGCAAGACGAATCGTTCAACTTCTCGCTCGATTCGGCGGCAAGTGACGGCGGCGGCCCTGCGGGCCTACAGCGACTCTTGCGAGACGGGCCGGCGGTCGGCATGTTCGTGGTTTTGGTTTGCGGTTCCGCAGAAACGCTATCCCGCTGGCTGCCCCGTGGCAGCCAACATGATTTGGAACTCCGAATCCTTGGACCAATGAATCCGTCGGACTCGTCGCTCTTGATCGACTCGCCCATCGCATCCGAATTGTCGGCGGCAACGATGCTAGTCTACGATGATTCCGATGGCCGCATCACGAAGTTTCGCCAATGCGATCTTCCTGACGCGACCGAAGTGAAAACGTGGCGTGAGTCTACTTAGGGACACGACGCCGATTCTCAAAACTGATTTGCAACAGTCCGGCCGGCTTCTTTTGAGCCGCCGCGACGCGTGACGCCAACTGCTGCGTCAACTCGGCGACAATGGGTGCGTACCGATCGTCCTCGGCGACGTTATTCATCTCGGCGGGATCCTGTTTTAGGTCATACAGCTCGCGACCTTCGTCGCCGTTGTCGCCCCATTGAGTGAACCGAAAATCCGCCGTCCTCAGCGAATACCCGCTATTGAGCTGCGACAACGCGGAAGTCCGTGTCGCGATCGTCGGATCCGCAAGCGTTTCAACCAAGCTGATACCTGAAACGGTCGACGGAGCTTTCAATCCGGCAAGTTCCGCAAGCGTGGGATAAAAGTCAACCATTTCAGCCATCGACGCCGACGTTTTCCCCGACGCGATCCCTGGGCCCGCGATTACCAAAGGAACGCGAGTCGCATTTTCGAATAGTGTCTGCTTTTGGTAGTAACCATGTTCACCCATGTGATAGCCATGGTCCGACGTAAACACGACGATGGTGCTATCGGCCAAGCCGGATTCCTGAAGTGCATCAAGGACTCGACCTACCTGGGCATCCGCGAAAGTGATTGACGCATAGTAGGCCTGGATGGCTTGACGGGCGAGTTCCGGAGCAAGATTGATCTGATCCTTCTTCACCTTCAAAGTTTTTTGGGCTGGCAGCGGCAATGTTTTGAGATAGCCGGCGGGAACGTTGGGGATTTTGATCGAATCGACGGGATACTTTTCAAAGTATTTTTTCGGCGCAACATACGGTGTGTGCGGTCGGTACATGCCGACGGCCAGAAAGAACGGCGTCTTCTCTTTGGCATGTTGACTCAGCACCTTGGCGGCTTCGTCGGCGGCGATAGCATCGGTCTGCTCGCTGTCATCCCCGTCCGCAGCCAACCAGCTGAGTGTGCCACCGAATCGGCCCGGCACCAGGCTGAAAATCTTGTCGTGTTCATTGCGATCGCGACCGCGAGGGTTAATCGTGTAGTCCCACGAATATGGATCGTCATGGCCCGACGTACCGATGTGTAACGGAACGTTGTAGTGAAAGATCTTGCCAATTCGCGTTGCCGTGTACCCGGCGTCGATGAACATTTGTGACATGGTTACCACGTTGGGCACATGTTCCCGGATATAGATGGCGTTGCGTTTCACCAAGTTCTGGTCCGGGTACATTCCCGTCATGAACGACGCGCGACTGGGACCGCAAAGCGGATACTGGCAATAGGCCCGATCGAACTTCACGCCACGGGCTGCCAAGCGATCA from Rubripirellula tenax includes:
- a CDS encoding sulfatase, translating into MSRFFFLLFVTLVSINVCAAADTKNVLFLICDDLNCDVACYGHEQVQTPNIDRLAARGVKFDRAYCQYPLCGPSRASFMTGMYPDQNLVKRNAIYIREHVPNVVTMSQMFIDAGYTATRIGKIFHYNVPLHIGTSGHDDPYSWDYTINPRGRDRNEHDKIFSLVPGRFGGTLSWLAADGDDSEQTDAIAADEAAKVLSQHAKEKTPFFLAVGMYRPHTPYVAPKKYFEKYPVDSIKIPNVPAGYLKTLPLPAQKTLKVKKDQINLAPELARQAIQAYYASITFADAQVGRVLDALQESGLADSTIVVFTSDHGYHMGEHGYYQKQTLFENATRVPLVIAGPGIASGKTSASMAEMVDFYPTLAELAGLKAPSTVSGISLVETLADPTIATRTSALSQLNSGYSLRTADFRFTQWGDNGDEGRELYDLKQDPAEMNNVAEDDRYAPIVAELTQQLASRVAAAQKKPAGLLQISFENRRRVPK